The following proteins are co-located in the Acidobacteriota bacterium genome:
- a CDS encoding HAMP domain-containing protein, giving the protein MDTSAMASTRDPISGAALLNGASADDGRGFSKALLAAMLSLRDGDFAVRLPADLTGIDGKIADAFNEIAAVSQRRARETTRVAREVGKEGKLKQRMAVPGVVGGWADEVAAINMLIDDLVWPTTEVTRAVGAVAKGDLGQSMALEVDGRPLEGEFLRSARLVNKMIDQLSVFTSEVTRVAREVGTEGKLGGQAQVRGVSGVWKELTESVNQMAGNLTAQVRNIADVTIAVANGDLSKKITVDVRGEILQLKEAINTMVDQLRGFAAEVTRVAREVGTDGKLGGQAVVPGVAGTWKDLTDSVNAMASNLTAQVRNIAGVTTAVARGDLSRKITVDVKGEILELKDTINTMVDQLNAFASEVSRVAREVGTEGKLGGRAEVPDVAGTWKDLTDSVNAMGANLTAQVRNIAEVTTAVARGDLSRKITVDVKGEILELKDTINTMVDQLNGFASEVTRVAREVGTEGKLGGQATVPGVAGTWKDLTDNVNSMALNLTTQVRNIAEVTTAVAKGDLSRKIAVDVKGEILELKNTINTMVDQLNGFASEVTRVAREVGTEGKLGGQALVPGVAGTWKDLTDSVNSMANNLTAQV; this is encoded by the coding sequence ATGGACACGTCTGCCATGGCGTCAACGCGGGATCCGATTTCTGGCGCGGCCCTCCTGAACGGGGCGTCGGCCGACGACGGCCGGGGATTTTCGAAGGCGTTGCTCGCGGCCATGCTGTCGCTGCGAGACGGCGATTTCGCCGTACGGCTTCCGGCCGATCTCACCGGCATCGACGGGAAGATCGCCGACGCGTTCAACGAGATCGCGGCGGTCAGCCAGCGGAGAGCGCGCGAGACGACGCGCGTGGCGCGTGAGGTGGGCAAGGAAGGCAAGCTGAAGCAGCGGATGGCCGTGCCGGGGGTCGTCGGCGGCTGGGCCGACGAGGTGGCGGCGATCAACATGCTGATCGACGACCTCGTCTGGCCGACGACGGAGGTCACCCGCGCGGTCGGCGCCGTCGCCAAGGGCGATCTCGGGCAGTCGATGGCGCTCGAGGTCGACGGCCGGCCGCTCGAAGGCGAGTTCCTCCGGTCGGCGCGGCTCGTCAACAAAATGATCGATCAGCTCTCGGTGTTCACGTCCGAGGTGACGCGCGTCGCGCGCGAGGTCGGTACCGAAGGCAAGCTCGGCGGCCAGGCGCAGGTGCGCGGCGTGTCGGGCGTGTGGAAGGAGCTCACCGAGTCGGTCAACCAAATGGCCGGCAACCTCACGGCCCAGGTCCGCAACATCGCGGACGTGACGATCGCCGTGGCCAACGGCGACCTGTCCAAGAAGATCACGGTGGACGTCCGCGGCGAGATCCTGCAGCTCAAGGAAGCCATCAACACGATGGTGGACCAGTTGCGGGGGTTCGCCGCCGAGGTCACGCGCGTGGCGCGCGAGGTCGGCACCGACGGCAAGCTCGGCGGCCAGGCGGTCGTGCCGGGCGTGGCCGGCACCTGGAAGGACCTGACCGATTCGGTCAACGCGATGGCGTCGAACCTCACGGCGCAGGTGCGCAACATCGCGGGCGTGACGACGGCCGTCGCGCGCGGCGATCTGTCGCGCAAGATCACGGTCGACGTCAAGGGCGAGATCCTCGAGCTGAAGGACACGATCAACACGATGGTCGATCAGCTCAACGCGTTCGCGTCGGAGGTCTCGCGCGTGGCGCGCGAGGTCGGCACCGAGGGCAAGCTCGGCGGCCGCGCCGAGGTGCCGGACGTGGCGGGCACCTGGAAGGACCTGACCGACTCGGTGAACGCGATGGGCGCGAACCTGACGGCGCAGGTGCGCAACATCGCCGAGGTGACGACCGCGGTGGCGCGCGGCGACCTGTCGCGCAAGATCACGGTGGACGTGAAGGGCGAGATCCTCGAGCTGAAGGACACGATCAACACGATGGTCGACCAGCTCAACGGGTTCGCGTCGGAGGTGACGCGCGTGGCGCGCGAGGTCGGCACCGAGGGCAAGCTCGGCGGTCAGGCGACCGTGCCCGGCGTCGCCGGCACCTGGAAGGACCTGACCGACAACGTCAATTCGATGGCTTTGAATCTGACCACGCAGGTGCGCAACATCGCCGAGGTGACGACCGCCGTCGCCAAGGGCGATCTCTCGCGCAAGATCGCGGTCGACGTTAAAGGCGAGATTCTCGAGCTGAAAAACACCATCAACACGATGGTCGATCAGTTGAACGGCTTCGCCTCCGAGGTGACGCGGGTGGCGCGCG